In Caretta caretta isolate rCarCar2 chromosome 4, rCarCar1.hap1, whole genome shotgun sequence, one genomic interval encodes:
- the FGA gene encoding fibrinogen alpha chain gives MILLRILCTWLCLSVVWATNEESTFLKEGGGVRGPRVMEHGSQSECKEEKSWPFCADDDWGSKCPSGCRMQGLIDETDKDFHHRIQRIRNLLLDNENKYKQSNVLTVETINFLKGNLASAQESDSKYGQVSEDLRRRLVTLKQKVLVQVNRIKSLQNSIRDQVVEMKRLEVDIDIKIRACKGSCAKSFNYQVDTESYENIQKQLTQASSINLQSELETSSLKVLKMRPLKDSAVPGHYKTLHLPETQELNILENIKQVVMTLERPEGEAQGSSVEISHVSVGSGVGGGPQDGKIVTSAHEKESVGLGERPSSSVIHLTCTRTITKKIITGPGGPREEIVETMTSPDGSDCSHFQDLGREDVAGHGGTLNVRVTSQGESGDLPNFDSLLHSFEKKISPGFGSTGSKLHTTYTSSSGTDHGTGHFSSGGTATHTTSFGGSESFTDLREGEEDIFDHHFDPSRFPSSNVQSGSSTHSKTIVSSSSSSSTSFNKGGSTFETKSLKSRAVTEELGGLQHDDSGEDTPDFRARSLRTGGEKLGTSYTGTDCDDIRQKHTSGAKNGIFRIKPAGSDKVFSVYCDQETTLGGWLLIQQRLDGSVNFNRTWQDYKKGFGSMDDKGKGEFWLGNENIHLLTQKDTVLRVELEDWAGNEAYAEYNIHVGSESEGYVLSVSAYEGTAGDALIIGSVEEGSEYTAHDNMKFSTFDRDSDQWEENCAEVYGGGWWYNNCQAANLNGIYYRGGQYDPRNNVPYEIENGVVWIPFKASDYSLKVVRMKIRPIETQ, from the exons ATGATACTGCTGAGGATCTTGTGCACATGGCTGTGCCTCAGCGTCGTCTGG GCAACAAATGAAGAAAGCACATTTTTGAAGGAGGGAGGAGGTGTGCGTGGCCCTAGGGTGATGGAGCATGGAAGCCAATCTGAGTGCAAAGAGGAAAAGAGCTGGCCTTTCTGTGCAGATGATGACTGG GGTAGCAAATGTCCTTCAGGCTGCAGGATGCAAGGGTTGATTGATGAAACTGATAAAGATTTTCATCACAGAATACAAAGAATTAGGAACCTGTTGTTAGATAACGAAAACAAGTACAAACAATCTAATGTGTTAACTGTGGAAACAATTAACTTTCTGAAAGGAAATCTGGCCAGTGCCCAGG AGAGTGACAGTAAATATGGGCAAGTTTCAGAAGATCTGAGAAGGAGACTTGTGACATTAAAGCAGAAAGTTCTTGTCCAAGTAAACAGGATTAAATCACTGCAAAACAGTATCCGAGATCAGGTTGTAGAGATGAAGCGCTTGGAG GTGGACATTGATATTAAGATACGTGCCTGCAAAGGATCCTGTGCTAAAAGTTTCAATTACCAGGTGGACACAGAGAGCTATGAAAACATCCAGAAGCAGCTCACTCAGGCCAGTTCAATCAATCTGCAGTCTGAACTTGAAACTAGTTCCTTGAAGGTGCTGAAAATGAGGCCACTGAAGGACTCTGCTGTTCCTGGGCATTATAAAACTCTGCACCTGCCAGAAACCCAAGAGCTCAACATTCTTGAGAATATTAAACAGGTTGTGATGACTCTAGAACGGCCAGAAGGAGAGGCACAAGGCTCCTCAGTAGAGATCTCACATGTTTCAGTAGGATCAGGTGTAGGTGGAGGACCACAAGATGGCAAAATAGTGACTTCTGCTCATGAAAAGGAATCTGTTGGTTTGGGAGAAAGACCTAGTTCCTCTGTAATCCACCTTACATGTACCAGAACTATTACCAAAAAAATTATCACTGGTCCTGGTGGCCCTAGAGAAGAGATTGTTGAAACAATGACTTCACCTGATGGTTCTGACTGCTCCCATTTTCAAGATTTAGGGAGGGAAGACGTAGCAGGGCATGGGGGCACCTTGAATGTCAGAGTGACCTCTCAGGGTGAGAGTGGGGACTTGCCTAACTTTGATAGCTTACTCcacagctttgaaaaaaaaatttccccaggGTTTGGGTCCACTGGTAGCAAATTACATACCACCTACACAAGCTCTAGTGGCACTGACCATGGAACTGGACATTTTAGCAGTGGTGGAACTGCTACTCACACTACAAGTTTTGGAGGGTCGGAGAGTTTCACAGATCTacgggagggggaagaggatatCTTTGATCATCACTTTGACCCATCTAGATTCCCTTCCAGCAACGTTCAGAGTGGCAGTTCGACTCATTCCAAGACAATAGTGtccagcagcagtagcagctcCACTAGTTTCAACAAGGGTGGCTCCACTTTTGAAACCAAATCGCTAAAGAGCCGAGCAGTGACTGAGGAGTTAGGTGGGTTGCAACACGATGACAGTGGAGAGGATACCCCAGACTTTCGGGCACGCAGCTTGAGAACAGGAGGAGAGAAGCTTGGGACAAGCTACACTGGGACAG actgTGATGATATCCGCCAGAAACACACTTCTGGTGCCAAAAATGGCATTTTCAGAATCAAGCCAGCAGGATCCGATAAAGTTTTTTCAGTTTATTGCGACCAAGAGACCACTTTGGGAGGATGGCTTTTGATCCAACAGAGATTGGATGGATCAGTGAATTTTAACCGGACCTGGCAAGACTACAAGAAAGGTTTCGGCAGCATggatgacaaagggaaaggaGAGTTCTGGCTGGGCAATGAAAATATCCACTTACTGACCCAGAAGGACACTGTCCTTCGAGTCGAATTAGAGGACTGGGCTGGCAATGAAGCTTATGCGGAATATAATATACATGTAGGTTCTGAGTCAGAAGGCTATGTCCTCAGTGTCTCTGCTTATGAGGGGACAGCTGGGGATGCACTGATCATAGGCTCAGTGGAGGAAGGTAGTGAATACACAGCACATGATAACATGAAATTCAGCACCTTTGACAGGGACAGTGACCAATGGGAGGAGAACTGTGCTGAAGTGTATGGAGGGGGATGGTGGTACAACAACTGTCAAGCTGCTAATCTCAATGGCATTTACTACCGAGGAGGCCAGTATGACCCAAGGAACAATGTTCCTTATGAGATTGAAAATGGAGTGGTCTGGATACCATTTAAAGCTTCGGACTATTCTCTCAAAGTTGTTagaatgaaaatcaggcccatagaaaCCCAGTAG
- the FGG gene encoding fibrinogen gamma chain: MVLNLHSWATVHLLSLLFSACMAYIATRENCCILDERFGNYCPTTCGIADFLNKYHPDVDKQLQVLENLLQQITNSSVVTEQLIRQIRILSPPEKQTQSNVIDGFTQKTRKIIDEIIRYENTIVEHEHTIQQLTDMLILNTNKISQLKQKTNQLASQCQEPCRDTVQILDTTGRDCQDIAHKGARHSGLYFIKPLGAKQQFLVYCEIDTFGNGWTVFQRRLDGSVDFKKNWVQYKEGFGHLSPDDQTEYWLGNEKIHLITTQSTIPYALRIELEDWENKRSTADYAVFKVGPEADKYRLTYAYFVAGGEAGNALDGFDFGDDPSDKYFTSHNGMQFSTYDSDNDKFEGNCAEQDGAGWWMNRCHAGNLNGKYYTGGTYSAKDVGPAGYDNGIIWATWRSRWYSMKKTTMKVIPFNRLSIGEGQQHNLGGSKQIGLDGRGDI; the protein is encoded by the exons ATGGTGCTGAATTTACACAGCTGGGCTACTGTGCATCTCCTGTCCTTACTCTTTTCAGCTTGCATGGCA TATATTGCTACCAGAGAAAACTGCTGCATCTTAGATGAACGATTT GGTAACTATTGCCCAACTACATGCGGCATTGCAGACTTCTTGAATAAATACCACCCTGATGTGGATAAGCAGCTGCAGGTCCTTGAAAATCTCTTGCAGCAGATCACTAACTCTTCTGTTGTAACGGAACAGTTGATCCGCCAAATCCGAATCCTCAGCCCCCCAGAGAAACAGACTCAGTCAA ATGTGATCGACGGTTTTACTCAAAAAACCAGGAAAATAATTGATGAAATTATCAGATATGAAAACACTATTGTGGAACATGAACATACTATACA GCAACTGACAGATATGTTGATATTAAACACCAACAAGATTTCACAACTAAAACAGAAGACTAATCAGCTTGCATCACAATGTCAGGAGCCATGCAGAGACACAGTTCAAATACTGGATACAACTGGAAGAG ATTGTCAAGACATTGCACATAAAGGTGCCAGACACAGTGGTCTTTACTTCATCAAACCTCTAGGAGCTAAGCAACAGTTCCTAGTCTATTGTGAGATTGACACATTTGGCAATGGATGGACAGTGTTCCAGAGA AGACTTGATGGGAGCGTGGACTTCAAGAAAAACTGGGTTCAGTACAAAGAAGGATTTGGACACCTGTCACCAGATGATCAGACAGAGTACTGGCTGGGAAATGAAAAGATTCATTTAATAACCACTCAGTCTACTATTCCATATGCTTTAAGGATAGAACTGGAAGACTGGGAGAATAAAAGAAG TACTGCAGACTATGCTGTGTTCAAAGTGGGACCTGAAGCAGACAAGTACCGACTGACCTATGCCTATTTTGTTGCTGGCGGTGAAGCTGGGAATGCCCTCGATGGTTTTGATTTTGGAGATGATCCCAGTGACAAATATTTTACATCCCATAATGGCATGCAGTTCAGTACCTATGATAGTGACAATGATAAATTTGAGGGCAATTGTGCTGAACAGGATGGAGCAGGATGGTGGATGAATAGATGTCATGCTGGTAACCTCAATGGAAAATATTATACAG GAGGCACTTACTCAGCAAAAGATGTTGGTCCAGCTGGATATGACAATGGGATTATCTGGGCAACCTGGCGTTCTCGGTGGTATTCCATGAAGAAAACTACGATGAAAGTCATCCCATTCAATAGACTTTCAATAGGAGAAGGACAGCAGCACAACTTAGGTGGCTCCAAACAGATTGGATTAGATGGCCGAGGCGATATTTAG